A single Mercenaria mercenaria strain notata chromosome 9, MADL_Memer_1, whole genome shotgun sequence DNA region contains:
- the LOC123546753 gene encoding antiviral innate immune response receptor RIG-I-like isoform X2 — METEKKTPVLSEVVTLGERAPPEGHDVNGNSSGDDGETQNTPKLSKTIKIEKVEQNEDVPQNDKTNLVANESDSETEESDDSSDETTDDVKPLAQKLYPFQLELAENALAGKNTIICAPTGSGKTWVALYIIDSHLQSAADAGQKKVVFMARNGALVKQQMDFISKQLPFARVKHLKGDTEEAMMMHAFLEDYDIFLFTPQILVNNLSTDVKSLSVFSLMVFDECHHTRGSEPYSMLMKNYLMEKEKLKGTKNLPQIIGLTASIGTGRAKSQKDALDHIFRVCASLDVRCLSTVEKNREDLAKHVSVPSEETIPMKRRPFDPCRSILLQAVKETGDFLEDIALMDPKLIQVMHKCPSDVESKRYAQWVAEVIKVAESLTRGQGRNIASCAKYLQIYYNALEINRLLRIPDVAFYIATQHVEEAEYQDSFTKEETQLLKKLKELQKELRKLNAENPNVHAMSKILSNLFAGEDADVDSRAMVFVHARATCRALADFLNDELEGNYVKTSPFLGKETRGADKGMTEDEQTSILEEFREGTFKVLVATSVGMEGLDVPDCNMTLNYNFSGDEITKIQMTGRSRKKKGKAVMIATDAQLDKDRIAMYRIKLMTGAVEEFKRLDDSSVNRQISTVQKKMLDDHKWELKTKELKRSKQSDVIDYEILCRKCDAFVCNASDVRKFETSYVVALRGFEEKICKKEHTKRANMGALKKMYKMFCKTCPKDWGVIAVKDDIEYYILKIENLKFVSSIDSEDVTTHKKWTEVPYKVTEVGIRDLSRMYDEIN; from the exons ATGGAAACTGAGAAGAAAACACCAGTCTTGTCTGAGGTTGTGACACTTGGGGAAAGGGCACCACCAGAAGGACATGATGTTAACGGCAATAGTTCTGGCGATGATGGAGAAACACAGAATACCCCAAAACTAAGCAAAACCATTAAAATAG AAAAAGTAGAACAGAACGAAGACGTTCCACAAAACGACAAAACAAATTTGGTTGCAAATGAATCAGATAGCGAAACAGAAGAATCTGACGATAGCTCTGACG AAACAACGGATGATGTTAAGCCGCTGGCTCAGAAATTGTATCCTTTCCAATTAGAGTTGGCAGAAAATGCGCTAGCTGGCAAAAATACTATCATATGTGCTCCAACAGGAAGCGGAAAAACCTGGGTAGCCTTATACATCATAGACAGTCATTTGCAATCGGCTGCAGACG CAGGACAAAAGAAAGTTGTATTTATGGCGAGGAATGGAGCTCTAGTCAAGCAGCAAATGGATTTCATTTCCAAACAACTGCCGTTTGCAAGG gTCAAACACTTGAAAGGAGACACGGAAGAAGCTATGATGATGCATGCATTTCTTGAAGATTATGATATATTTCTCTTCACACCTCAAATTCTTGTCAATAATTTGAGCACAGATGTGAAAAGCTTATCTGTATTTTCTCTGATGGTGTTTGATGAATGTCACCACACAAGAGGTAGTGAACCGTATAGCATGCTGATGAAAAACTACCTAatggaaaaggaaaaattaaagggaaccaaAAATTTACCACAG attattggTCTGACAGCATCTATAGGCACCGGAAGAGCAAAATCCCAGAAAGATGCCCTTGATCATATATTTCGAGTGTGTGCAAGTCTAGATGTAAGATGTTTATCAACAGTAGAAAAGAACCGAGAAGATCTAGCTAAACACGTCAGTGTACCTAGTGAAG AAACAATACCAATGAAAAGACGACCATTTGATCCTTGCAGAAGCATTCTTCTTCAAGCAGTGAAGGAAACAGGAGATTTTCTGGAAG ATATAGCTTTAATGGATCCGAAATTGATACAAGTTATGCACAAATGTCCGAGTGATGTAGAGTCAAAACGATATGCACAGTGGGTGGCAGAAGTTATCAAGGTTGCTGAATCACTTACCCGAGGTCAAGGGAGAAATATTGCATCATGTGCGAAATACCTTCAG aTTTACTACAATGCCTTGGAGATAAACAGATTACTTAGAATCCCTGATGTTGCATTCTACATTGCTACACAGCATGTGGAAGAAGCTGAATACCAGGATAGTTTCACAAAGGAAGAAACACAACTTTTGAAAAAATTGAAAG AATTGCAGAAAGAGCTAAGAAAACTGAATGCTGAAAATCCAAATGTTCATGCCATGAGTAAAATCTTGTCAAATCTTTTTGCTGGCGAGGACGCCGACGTTGACTCTAGGGCAATGGTATTTGTTCACGCTAGGGCAACATGTAGAGCGTTGGCAGATTTTCTCAATGACGAGTTGGAAGGAAACTATGTGAAAACAAGTCCTTTCCTAGGAAAAGAAACTAGAGGCGCTGATAAAG GCATGACCGAAGATGAacagacaagcatattagaagaGTTTCGGGAAGGAACTTTCAAAGTTCTTGTGGCTACATCGGTCGGAATGGAAGGTCTAGATGTGCCCGACTGTAACATGACTTTAAACTATAACTTCAGTGGGGATGAAATTACGAAAATACAGATGACAg GGCGTAGCAGAAAGAAGAAAGGCAAGGCAGTTATGATAGCTACTGATGCTCAATTAGATAAGGACAGAATTGCAATGTACAGGATAAAACTAATGACGGGTGCTGTGGAAGAATTCAAGAGATTGGACGACAGCTCTGTTAACAGACAGATATCTACAGTCCAGAAAAAAATGTTGGACGACCACAAATGGGAACTGAAAACTAAAGAACTTAAACGTAGCAAGCAGTCCGATGTAATCGATTACGAAATACTATGCAGGAAATGTGATGCGTTTGTTTGTAATGCATCTGATGTTCGAAAATTTGAGACGTCATATGTGGTTGCATTGCGAGGCTTTGAagagaaaatctgtaaaaaagaacaTACAAAAAGAGCAAATATGGGCGCTTTGAAAAAGATGTATAAGATGTTTTGCAAAACGTGTCCCAAAGACTGGGGAGTCATCGCAGTTAAGGATGACATTGAATAttacattctaaaaatagaaaatttaaaatttgtcagCAGTATAGATTCAGAAGATGTGACGACCCATAAAAAGTGGACTGAGGTGCCATACAAGGTCACAGAAGTTGGAATTAGGGACCTGTCCCGTATGTATGATGAGATCAATTGA
- the LOC123546754 gene encoding uncharacterized protein LOC123546754 isoform X1, producing MAVENRLLFFSKEVTRCIKDPTVVSHLEADSVISSDESSRLKKIYLDGDPFKANEEMIDCLLKSTAKGKWRSFLDALEKSDYLHLKSLLESTDRPRSSDTREKEIIRVFIPFLEKTVTANEIVTDLYSRKVINEVDDELIRATYQNKGDTYATIVLLERMQCRLAPDEWFYEFLSVLVQRGFKHVVKELEPDFLDCPERFRPCTGSAEAKGTECDVMNSNTETYDTKGGDDVCCSSGKVIEHMVTDYGDAEEDMDQGVPTASENDNDADEESALDLSLDSGLKDSSDKSSSRLKGASNSDINEKRCLHEIEKNTTNVNKVAKLGERAPPEGHDFDGDSSCDGGAEQTKTNIKGESKGSIPSNDSTKLASNKPASESEESDDGSDGKLDDETPLAEKLYPFQLELAEKALAGKNTIICAPTGSGKTWVALYIIDRHLRSSSNGEKTKKVVFMARNGVLVSQQMDFISNKLPYAKVKHLKGDTEEALMMNAFFEDYDIFLFTPQILVNNLSKDVKSLSIFSLMVFDECHHTKGDEPYSMLMKNYLMEKSDGTKNLPQASCHSQ from the exons ATGGCCGTAGAAAACAGGCTGCTGTTCTTCAGCAAGGAGGTTACAAGATGTATAAAGGACCCGACAGTTGTTTCTCATCTTGAGGCAGATTCTGTAATCTCATCAG ATGAGAGTTCTAGACTAAAGAAGATATATCTGGATGGTGATCCGTTTAAAGCGAATGAGGAAATGATTGACTGTCTTCTTAAATCAACAGCAAAGGGAAAATGGAGATCATTCTTAGATGCCTTAGAAAAATCAG ACTATCTTCACTTAAAGTCCTTGTTGGAATCAACTGACAGACCACGTTCAAGTGATACACGTGAAAAGGAAATAATAAGGGTATTCATTCCGTTCTTAGAAAAGACAGTTACAGCAAATGAAATTGTGACAGATCTGTACTCAAGAAAAGTCATTAACGAAGTGGATGACGAATTGATACGTGCAACATATCAAAATAAAGGAGATACATATGCTACAATTGTCTTACTTGAACGAATGCAGTGTAGATTGGCTCCAGATGAGTGGTTTTATGAATTCTTAAGTGTATTAGTACAAAGAGGTTTTAAACATGTCGTAAAAGAACTTGAACCGGACTTTTTGGACTGTCCTGAACGGTTTCGACCGTGTACAG GTTCCGCGGAAGCAAAAGGTACAGAATGTGATGTAATGAACTCAAACACAGAAACGTATGATACAAAAGGTGGTGACGATGTTTGCTGTTCATCTGGGAAAGTAATTGAACACATGGTAACAg ATTATGGAGATGCTGAGGAAGATATGGACCAGGGAGTTCCGACAGCATCTGAAAATGATAATGACGCTGATGAAGAAAGTGCTTTAGATTTGTCGTTAGACTCGGGTTTGAAAGATTCCAGTGACAAAAGCTCTTCTCGACTCAAAGGTGCATCGAACTCAGATATTAACGAAAAACGTTGTCTTCACGAAATTGAAAAGAACACCACAAACGTTAATAAGGTCGCAAAACTTGGAGAAAGGGCACCACCAGAAGGACACGATTTTGACGGTGATAGTTCATGCGACGGTGGAGCAgaacaaactaaaacaaata TAAAGGGAGAAAGTAAAGGAAGTATTCCAAGTAACGACAGCACGAAATTGGCTTCAAATAAACCTGCTAGTGAATCAGAAGAATCGGACGATGGTTCTGACG GAAAACTGGATGATGAAACACCACTAGCTGAGAAATTGTATCCTTTTCAATTAGAGTTGGCCGAAAAGGCGTTAGCTGGCAAAAATACTATTATATGCGCTCCAACAGGAAGTGGCAAAACTTGGGTAGCCTTGTACATCATTGACAGACATTTGCGATCGTCTTCGAACG GAGAAAAGACAAAGAAAGTTGTTTTTATGGCGAGAAATGGAGTACTTGTGAGTCAGCAAATGGATTTCATATCTAACAAATTGCCGTATGCAAag GTCAAACACTTGAAGGGAGACACGGAAGAGGCTCTGATGATGAATGCATTTTTTGAAGACTATGACATATTTCTCTTCACACCTCAAATACTTGTTAATAATTTGAGCAAAGATGTGAAAAGTTTGTCTATATTTTCACTGATGGTGTTTGATGAATGCCACCACACAAAAGGTGATGAACCATATAGCATGCTAATGAAAAACTACCTTATGGAAAAATCAGATGGAACAAAGAACCTACCTCAGGCAAGTTGTCATAGTCAGTAA
- the LOC123546754 gene encoding antiviral innate immune response receptor RIG-I-like isoform X2 has translation MAVENRLLFFSKEVTRCIKDPTVVSHLEADSVISSDESSRLKKIYLDGDPFKANEEMIDCLLKSTAKGKWRSFLDALEKSDYLHLKSLLESTDRPRSSDTREKEIIRVFIPFLEKTVTANEIVTDLYSRKVINEVDDELIRATYQNKGDTYATIVLLERMQCRLAPDEWFYEFLSVLVQRGFKHVVKELEPDFLDCPERFRPCTGSAEAKGTECDVMNSNTETYDTKGGDDVCCSSGKVIEHMVTDYGDAEEDMDQGVPTASENDNDADEESALDLSLDSGLKDSSDKSSSRLKGASNSDINEKRCLHEIEKNTTNVNKVAKLGERAPPEGHDFDGDSSCDGGAEQTKTNRKLDDETPLAEKLYPFQLELAEKALAGKNTIICAPTGSGKTWVALYIIDRHLRSSSNGEKTKKVVFMARNGVLVSQQMDFISNKLPYAKVKHLKGDTEEALMMNAFFEDYDIFLFTPQILVNNLSKDVKSLSIFSLMVFDECHHTKGDEPYSMLMKNYLMEKSDGTKNLPQASCHSQ, from the exons ATGGCCGTAGAAAACAGGCTGCTGTTCTTCAGCAAGGAGGTTACAAGATGTATAAAGGACCCGACAGTTGTTTCTCATCTTGAGGCAGATTCTGTAATCTCATCAG ATGAGAGTTCTAGACTAAAGAAGATATATCTGGATGGTGATCCGTTTAAAGCGAATGAGGAAATGATTGACTGTCTTCTTAAATCAACAGCAAAGGGAAAATGGAGATCATTCTTAGATGCCTTAGAAAAATCAG ACTATCTTCACTTAAAGTCCTTGTTGGAATCAACTGACAGACCACGTTCAAGTGATACACGTGAAAAGGAAATAATAAGGGTATTCATTCCGTTCTTAGAAAAGACAGTTACAGCAAATGAAATTGTGACAGATCTGTACTCAAGAAAAGTCATTAACGAAGTGGATGACGAATTGATACGTGCAACATATCAAAATAAAGGAGATACATATGCTACAATTGTCTTACTTGAACGAATGCAGTGTAGATTGGCTCCAGATGAGTGGTTTTATGAATTCTTAAGTGTATTAGTACAAAGAGGTTTTAAACATGTCGTAAAAGAACTTGAACCGGACTTTTTGGACTGTCCTGAACGGTTTCGACCGTGTACAG GTTCCGCGGAAGCAAAAGGTACAGAATGTGATGTAATGAACTCAAACACAGAAACGTATGATACAAAAGGTGGTGACGATGTTTGCTGTTCATCTGGGAAAGTAATTGAACACATGGTAACAg ATTATGGAGATGCTGAGGAAGATATGGACCAGGGAGTTCCGACAGCATCTGAAAATGATAATGACGCTGATGAAGAAAGTGCTTTAGATTTGTCGTTAGACTCGGGTTTGAAAGATTCCAGTGACAAAAGCTCTTCTCGACTCAAAGGTGCATCGAACTCAGATATTAACGAAAAACGTTGTCTTCACGAAATTGAAAAGAACACCACAAACGTTAATAAGGTCGCAAAACTTGGAGAAAGGGCACCACCAGAAGGACACGATTTTGACGGTGATAGTTCATGCGACGGTGGAGCAgaacaaactaaaacaaata GAAAACTGGATGATGAAACACCACTAGCTGAGAAATTGTATCCTTTTCAATTAGAGTTGGCCGAAAAGGCGTTAGCTGGCAAAAATACTATTATATGCGCTCCAACAGGAAGTGGCAAAACTTGGGTAGCCTTGTACATCATTGACAGACATTTGCGATCGTCTTCGAACG GAGAAAAGACAAAGAAAGTTGTTTTTATGGCGAGAAATGGAGTACTTGTGAGTCAGCAAATGGATTTCATATCTAACAAATTGCCGTATGCAAag GTCAAACACTTGAAGGGAGACACGGAAGAGGCTCTGATGATGAATGCATTTTTTGAAGACTATGACATATTTCTCTTCACACCTCAAATACTTGTTAATAATTTGAGCAAAGATGTGAAAAGTTTGTCTATATTTTCACTGATGGTGTTTGATGAATGCCACCACACAAAAGGTGATGAACCATATAGCATGCTAATGAAAAACTACCTTATGGAAAAATCAGATGGAACAAAGAACCTACCTCAGGCAAGTTGTCATAGTCAGTAA